A window of the Synchiropus splendidus isolate RoL2022-P1 chromosome 6, RoL_Sspl_1.0, whole genome shotgun sequence genome harbors these coding sequences:
- the rap1gapb gene encoding rap1 GTPase-activating protein 1 isoform X10 — MLGTMSQRKRSFTFGAYGGTDKSFSRTRTLWKQDGRIFRISDRLERLQDYCSPLLPLPSVSKSCRMDEQRCPLPPPLKTEEDYIPYPSVHEVLGRCSPFPLILLPQFGGYWIEGTNHELKDPAEADPSHWPVASQIKLETNSTAKIYRKQFLGKEHFNYYTMDAALGHLVFSVKYDVIGDQEHLRLMLRTKLKTHQDVIPISCLTEFPNVVQMAKLVCEEVNVDRFYPVLYPKVCTYVLCKSLNASFSEVLSHQASRLIVTFDEHVINNNFKFGVIYQKFGQTSEEELFGNMEESPAFVEFLEFLGEKIELHDFKGFRGGLDVTHGQTGTESVYTNFHNKEIMLHVSTKLPYTEGDSQQLQRKRHIGNDIVAVVFQEENTPFVPDMIQSNFLHAYVVVQVENACSDNVTYKVSVTARDDVPFFGPALPDPAVFVKGPEFREFLFTKLINAEYACYKAEKFAKLEERTRSALLETLYEELHINSQSMMGLGGDEDKLENGGGGGGGGGFFESFKSLIIPGKSPTRKKSGPFSSRRSSAIGIENIQEVQERSREVSPNTQRTPDNPHFSLENRSDNSSNHSSPEFHAAKNSMVMCCRAPSIPEAQDLSRSSSNASSFASVVEEQEAEEEYETGLESVSSMTPHKRNSLMYSSSVEDSVYSASQGSCPASYFQQQPDGVKPPEAKVTDSRKTERPPLESKSSGSC; from the exons GAAGCAAGATGGAAGGATTTTTCGAATCTCTGACAGACTAGAGCGCTTACAAGACTACTGCAGTCCTCTACTTCCCCTTCCTTCAGTTTCAAAG AGTTGCAGAATGGATGAGCAGAGATGTCCCCTCCCTCCGCCCCTCAAA ACAGAAGAGGACTACATCCCTTATCCCAGTGTTCACGAG GTTCTGGGGCGCTGCAGCCCATTTCCTCTCATCCTGTTGCCCCAGTTTGGGGGCTACTGGATTGAGGGGACGAATCATGAGCTTAAAGACCCAGCAGAAGCGGATCCATCGCACTGGCCTGTTGCTTCCCAGATTAAACTGGAGACCAACAGCACCGCTAAGATCTACAGGAAGCAGTTCCTGGGCAAG GAGCATTTTAATTATTACACCATGGATGCTGCCCTGGGCCACTTGGTCTTCTCTGTCAAGTACGATGTCATTGGGGATCAAGAGCATCTGCGCTTGATGCTTCG cACAAAGTTAAAAACCCATCAGGACGTGATCCCCATTTCCTGCCTTACAGAGTTCCCCAATGTGGTCCAGATGGCCAAG cttgtgtgtgaggaagtgaacGTCGACAGGTTCTACCCAGTGCTCTACCCCAAGGTCTGTACTTATGTATTGTGTAAGTCTTTGAATGCTTCATTCAGTGAAGTACTTTCTCACCAGGCGTCAAGGCTGATTGTCACATTCGATGAGCATGTGATCAACAACAACTTCAAATTTGGGGTTATTTATCAGAAGTTTGGCCAG ACGTCTGAGGAAGAGCTGTTTGGGAACATGGAAGAGAGCCCTGCCTTTGTGGAGTTCCTGGAGTTTCTGGGCGAGAAGATTGAGCTGCATGACTTTAAAGG GTTCCGGGGTGGTCTGGATGTCACTCACGGTCAGACGGGGACAGAATCAGTCTACACAAATTTCCATAATAAGGAGATTATGTTGCACGTGTCCACAAAGCTGCCGTACACCGAGGGAGACTCACAGCAG CTGCAAAGGAAGAGACACATAGGCAACGACATCGTGGCCGTCGTGTTCCAGGAGGAGAACACGCCTTTTGTCCCCGACATGATCCAGTCGAACTTCTTGCACGCATACGTGGTGGTGCAGGTGGAAAACGCCTGTTCAGATAACGTCACGTACAAG GTCTCAGTTACAGCGAGAGACGATGTTCCTTTCTTCGGACCTGCTCTGCCAGACCCAGCGGTCTTTGTCAAG GGACCAGAATTTCGTGAATTTCTCTTCACAAAACTCATCAACGCTGAGTACGCCTGCTACAAGGCCGAAAAGTTCGCCAAACTGGAG gagcGAACCCGTTCAGCTCTATTGGAGACCCTGTACGAGGAGCTGCACATCAACAGTCAGTCCATGATGGGACTGGGAGGAGACGAAGATAAACTGGAGAatggaggaggcggcggcggtggaGGAGGTTTCTTTGAATCCTTTAAG TCGTTAATCATTCCCGGGAAAAGCCCCACCAGGAAAAAGTCCGGCCCCTTCAGTTCCCGACGCAGCAGCGCCATTGGAATTGAGAACATTCAGGAGGTGCAAGAGAGGAG CCGAGAAGTGTCGCCAAACACACAGAGGACACCCGACAACCCGCACTTCTCCCTTGAAAACAGATCTGACAACTCATCCAATCACAGCTCACCTGAATTCCATGCTGCTAAGAACAG CATGGTGATGTGTTGCAGAGCGCCGTCCATCCCCGAGGCTCAGGATCTGTCCCGGTCCTCCTCGAACGCCAGCAGCTTCGCCAGCGTGGTGGAGGAACAGGAGGCCGAGGAGGAATATGAAACAGGATTG GAGAGTGTCTCCTCCATGACGCCACACAAGAGAAACTCATTAATGTACAGCTCCAGTGTGGAGGACAGCGTGTACAGTGCCAGCCAGGGAAGTTGCCCAG CTTCGTATTTTCAGCAACAACCAGACGGAGTCAAACCACCAGAAGCCAAGGTGACGGACAGCCGCAAGACAGAGCGGCCCCCGCTGGAGAGCAAGTCCTCTGGG AGCTGCTAA
- the rap1gapb gene encoding rap1 GTPase-activating protein 1 isoform X9: MSEARRTDSVSYELVNGEPCLKRPCVSDSSDLFAMIEKMQSCRMDEQRCPLPPPLKTEEDYIPYPSVHEVLGRCSPFPLILLPQFGGYWIEGTNHELKDPAEADPSHWPVASQIKLETNSTAKIYRKQFLGKEHFNYYTMDAALGHLVFSVKYDVIGDQEHLRLMLRTKLKTHQDVIPISCLTEFPNVVQMAKLVCEEVNVDRFYPVLYPKASRLIVTFDEHVINNNFKFGVIYQKFGQTSEEELFGNMEESPAFVEFLEFLGEKIELHDFKGFRGGLDVTHGQTGTESVYTNFHNKEIMLHVSTKLPYTEGDSQQLQRKRHIGNDIVAVVFQEENTPFVPDMIQSNFLHAYVVVQVENACSDNVTYKVSVTARDDVPFFGPALPDPAVFVKGPEFREFLFTKLINAEYACYKAEKFAKLEERTRSALLETLYEELHINSQSMMGLGGDEDKLENGGGGGGGGGFFESFKRVIRSRSQSMDAMGLSNKKSHTVSTSHSGSFTHNSAESPKTPGISLIIPGKSPTRKKSGPFSSRRSSAIGIENIQEVQERSREVSPNTQRTPDNPHFSLENRSDNSSNHSSPEFHAAKNSMVMCCRAPSIPEAQDLSRSSSNASSFASVVEEQEAEEEYETGLESVSSMTPHKRNSLMYSSSVEDSVYSASQGSCPASYFQQQPDGVKPPEAKVTDSRKTERPPLESKSSGSC; this comes from the exons ATGTCAGAAGCAAGGAGAACTGATTCAGTCTCGTATGAGCTTGTCAACGGTGAACCTTGTCTTAAGAGGCCATGTGTCAGTGAC AGCTCGGACCTGTTTGCTATGATCGAGAAGATGCAG AGTTGCAGAATGGATGAGCAGAGATGTCCCCTCCCTCCGCCCCTCAAA ACAGAAGAGGACTACATCCCTTATCCCAGTGTTCACGAG GTTCTGGGGCGCTGCAGCCCATTTCCTCTCATCCTGTTGCCCCAGTTTGGGGGCTACTGGATTGAGGGGACGAATCATGAGCTTAAAGACCCAGCAGAAGCGGATCCATCGCACTGGCCTGTTGCTTCCCAGATTAAACTGGAGACCAACAGCACCGCTAAGATCTACAGGAAGCAGTTCCTGGGCAAG GAGCATTTTAATTATTACACCATGGATGCTGCCCTGGGCCACTTGGTCTTCTCTGTCAAGTACGATGTCATTGGGGATCAAGAGCATCTGCGCTTGATGCTTCG cACAAAGTTAAAAACCCATCAGGACGTGATCCCCATTTCCTGCCTTACAGAGTTCCCCAATGTGGTCCAGATGGCCAAG cttgtgtgtgaggaagtgaacGTCGACAGGTTCTACCCAGTGCTCTACCCCAAG GCGTCAAGGCTGATTGTCACATTCGATGAGCATGTGATCAACAACAACTTCAAATTTGGGGTTATTTATCAGAAGTTTGGCCAG ACGTCTGAGGAAGAGCTGTTTGGGAACATGGAAGAGAGCCCTGCCTTTGTGGAGTTCCTGGAGTTTCTGGGCGAGAAGATTGAGCTGCATGACTTTAAAGG GTTCCGGGGTGGTCTGGATGTCACTCACGGTCAGACGGGGACAGAATCAGTCTACACAAATTTCCATAATAAGGAGATTATGTTGCACGTGTCCACAAAGCTGCCGTACACCGAGGGAGACTCACAGCAG CTGCAAAGGAAGAGACACATAGGCAACGACATCGTGGCCGTCGTGTTCCAGGAGGAGAACACGCCTTTTGTCCCCGACATGATCCAGTCGAACTTCTTGCACGCATACGTGGTGGTGCAGGTGGAAAACGCCTGTTCAGATAACGTCACGTACAAG GTCTCAGTTACAGCGAGAGACGATGTTCCTTTCTTCGGACCTGCTCTGCCAGACCCAGCGGTCTTTGTCAAG GGACCAGAATTTCGTGAATTTCTCTTCACAAAACTCATCAACGCTGAGTACGCCTGCTACAAGGCCGAAAAGTTCGCCAAACTGGAG gagcGAACCCGTTCAGCTCTATTGGAGACCCTGTACGAGGAGCTGCACATCAACAGTCAGTCCATGATGGGACTGGGAGGAGACGAAGATAAACTGGAGAatggaggaggcggcggcggtggaGGAGGTTTCTTTGAATCCTTTAAG CGGGTCATCCGCAGCAGAAGCCAGTCTATGGACGCCATGGGCCTCAGTAACAAGAAGTCACACACAGTCTCCACTAGTCACAGTGGCAGCTTTACCCACAATTCCGCAGAGAGCCCCAAAACCCCGGGGATT TCGTTAATCATTCCCGGGAAAAGCCCCACCAGGAAAAAGTCCGGCCCCTTCAGTTCCCGACGCAGCAGCGCCATTGGAATTGAGAACATTCAGGAGGTGCAAGAGAGGAG CCGAGAAGTGTCGCCAAACACACAGAGGACACCCGACAACCCGCACTTCTCCCTTGAAAACAGATCTGACAACTCATCCAATCACAGCTCACCTGAATTCCATGCTGCTAAGAACAG CATGGTGATGTGTTGCAGAGCGCCGTCCATCCCCGAGGCTCAGGATCTGTCCCGGTCCTCCTCGAACGCCAGCAGCTTCGCCAGCGTGGTGGAGGAACAGGAGGCCGAGGAGGAATATGAAACAGGATTG GAGAGTGTCTCCTCCATGACGCCACACAAGAGAAACTCATTAATGTACAGCTCCAGTGTGGAGGACAGCGTGTACAGTGCCAGCCAGGGAAGTTGCCCAG CTTCGTATTTTCAGCAACAACCAGACGGAGTCAAACCACCAGAAGCCAAGGTGACGGACAGCCGCAAGACAGAGCGGCCCCCGCTGGAGAGCAAGTCCTCTGGG AGCTGCTAA
- the rap1gapb gene encoding rap1 GTPase-activating protein 1 isoform X5 has translation MSEARRTDSVSYELVNGEPCLKRPCVSDSSDLFAMIEKMQSCRMDEQRCPLPPPLKTEEDYIPYPSVHEVLGRCSPFPLILLPQFGGYWIEGTNHELKDPAEADPSHWPVASQIKLETNSTAKIYRKQFLGKEHFNYYTMDAALGHLVFSVKYDVIGDQEHLRLMLRTKLKTHQDVIPISCLTEFPNVVQMAKLVCEEVNVDRFYPVLYPKASRLIVTFDEHVINNNFKFGVIYQKFGQTSEEELFGNMEESPAFVEFLEFLGEKIELHDFKGFRGGLDVTHGQTGTESVYTNFHNKEIMLHVSTKLPYTEGDSQQLQRKRHIGNDIVAVVFQEENTPFVPDMIQSNFLHAYVVVQVENACSDNVTYKVSVTARDDVPFFGPALPDPAVFVKGPEFREFLFTKLINAEYACYKAEKFAKLEERTRSALLETLYEELHINSQSMMGLGGDEDKLENGGGGGGGGGFFESFKRVIRSRSQSMDAMGLSNKKSHTVSTSHSGSFTHNSAESPKTPGISLLVPGKSPSKYGRRGSAIGIGTIEESLIIPGKSPTRKKSGPFSSRRSSAIGIENIQEVQERSREVSPNTQRTPDNPHFSLENRSDNSSNHSSPEFHAAKNSMVMCCRAPSIPEAQDLSRSSSNASSFASVVEEQEAEEEYETGLESVSSMTPHKRNSLMYSSSVEDSVYSASQGSCPASYFQQQPDGVKPPEAKVTDSRKTERPPLESKSSGSC, from the exons ATGTCAGAAGCAAGGAGAACTGATTCAGTCTCGTATGAGCTTGTCAACGGTGAACCTTGTCTTAAGAGGCCATGTGTCAGTGAC AGCTCGGACCTGTTTGCTATGATCGAGAAGATGCAG AGTTGCAGAATGGATGAGCAGAGATGTCCCCTCCCTCCGCCCCTCAAA ACAGAAGAGGACTACATCCCTTATCCCAGTGTTCACGAG GTTCTGGGGCGCTGCAGCCCATTTCCTCTCATCCTGTTGCCCCAGTTTGGGGGCTACTGGATTGAGGGGACGAATCATGAGCTTAAAGACCCAGCAGAAGCGGATCCATCGCACTGGCCTGTTGCTTCCCAGATTAAACTGGAGACCAACAGCACCGCTAAGATCTACAGGAAGCAGTTCCTGGGCAAG GAGCATTTTAATTATTACACCATGGATGCTGCCCTGGGCCACTTGGTCTTCTCTGTCAAGTACGATGTCATTGGGGATCAAGAGCATCTGCGCTTGATGCTTCG cACAAAGTTAAAAACCCATCAGGACGTGATCCCCATTTCCTGCCTTACAGAGTTCCCCAATGTGGTCCAGATGGCCAAG cttgtgtgtgaggaagtgaacGTCGACAGGTTCTACCCAGTGCTCTACCCCAAG GCGTCAAGGCTGATTGTCACATTCGATGAGCATGTGATCAACAACAACTTCAAATTTGGGGTTATTTATCAGAAGTTTGGCCAG ACGTCTGAGGAAGAGCTGTTTGGGAACATGGAAGAGAGCCCTGCCTTTGTGGAGTTCCTGGAGTTTCTGGGCGAGAAGATTGAGCTGCATGACTTTAAAGG GTTCCGGGGTGGTCTGGATGTCACTCACGGTCAGACGGGGACAGAATCAGTCTACACAAATTTCCATAATAAGGAGATTATGTTGCACGTGTCCACAAAGCTGCCGTACACCGAGGGAGACTCACAGCAG CTGCAAAGGAAGAGACACATAGGCAACGACATCGTGGCCGTCGTGTTCCAGGAGGAGAACACGCCTTTTGTCCCCGACATGATCCAGTCGAACTTCTTGCACGCATACGTGGTGGTGCAGGTGGAAAACGCCTGTTCAGATAACGTCACGTACAAG GTCTCAGTTACAGCGAGAGACGATGTTCCTTTCTTCGGACCTGCTCTGCCAGACCCAGCGGTCTTTGTCAAG GGACCAGAATTTCGTGAATTTCTCTTCACAAAACTCATCAACGCTGAGTACGCCTGCTACAAGGCCGAAAAGTTCGCCAAACTGGAG gagcGAACCCGTTCAGCTCTATTGGAGACCCTGTACGAGGAGCTGCACATCAACAGTCAGTCCATGATGGGACTGGGAGGAGACGAAGATAAACTGGAGAatggaggaggcggcggcggtggaGGAGGTTTCTTTGAATCCTTTAAG CGGGTCATCCGCAGCAGAAGCCAGTCTATGGACGCCATGGGCCTCAGTAACAAGAAGTCACACACAGTCTCCACTAGTCACAGTGGCAGCTTTACCCACAATTCCGCAGAGAGCCCCAAAACCCCGGGGATT TCATTGCTTGTCCCAGGGAAAAGTCCCAGTAAATATGGACGGCGAGGCAGTGCCATAGGGATAGGAACAATAGAAGAG TCGTTAATCATTCCCGGGAAAAGCCCCACCAGGAAAAAGTCCGGCCCCTTCAGTTCCCGACGCAGCAGCGCCATTGGAATTGAGAACATTCAGGAGGTGCAAGAGAGGAG CCGAGAAGTGTCGCCAAACACACAGAGGACACCCGACAACCCGCACTTCTCCCTTGAAAACAGATCTGACAACTCATCCAATCACAGCTCACCTGAATTCCATGCTGCTAAGAACAG CATGGTGATGTGTTGCAGAGCGCCGTCCATCCCCGAGGCTCAGGATCTGTCCCGGTCCTCCTCGAACGCCAGCAGCTTCGCCAGCGTGGTGGAGGAACAGGAGGCCGAGGAGGAATATGAAACAGGATTG GAGAGTGTCTCCTCCATGACGCCACACAAGAGAAACTCATTAATGTACAGCTCCAGTGTGGAGGACAGCGTGTACAGTGCCAGCCAGGGAAGTTGCCCAG CTTCGTATTTTCAGCAACAACCAGACGGAGTCAAACCACCAGAAGCCAAGGTGACGGACAGCCGCAAGACAGAGCGGCCCCCGCTGGAGAGCAAGTCCTCTGGG AGCTGCTAA
- the rap1gapb gene encoding rap1 GTPase-activating protein 1 isoform X3 — translation MSEARRTDSVSYELVNGEPCLKRPCVSDSSDLFAMIEKMQSCRMDEQRCPLPPPLKTEEDYIPYPSVHEVLGRCSPFPLILLPQFGGYWIEGTNHELKDPAEADPSHWPVASQIKLETNSTAKIYRKQFLGKEHFNYYTMDAALGHLVFSVKYDVIGDQEHLRLMLRTKLKTHQDVIPISCLTEFPNVVQMAKLVCEEVNVDRFYPVLYPKVCTYVLCKSLNASFSEVLSHQASRLIVTFDEHVINNNFKFGVIYQKFGQTSEEELFGNMEESPAFVEFLEFLGEKIELHDFKGFRGGLDVTHGQTGTESVYTNFHNKEIMLHVSTKLPYTEGDSQQLQRKRHIGNDIVAVVFQEENTPFVPDMIQSNFLHAYVVVQVENACSDNVTYKVSVTARDDVPFFGPALPDPAVFVKGPEFREFLFTKLINAEYACYKAEKFAKLEERTRSALLETLYEELHINSQSMMGLGGDEDKLENGGGGGGGGGFFESFKRVIRSRSQSMDAMGLSNKKSHTVSTSHSGSFTHNSAESPKTPGISLLVPGKSPSKYGRRGSAIGIGTIEESLIIPGKSPTRKKSGPFSSRRSSAIGIENIQEVQERSREVSPNTQRTPDNPHFSLENRSDNSSNHSSPEFHAAKNSMVMCCRAPSIPEAQDLSRSSSNASSFASVVEEQEAEEEYETGLESVSSMTPHKRNSLMYSSSVEDSVYSASQGSCPASYFQQQPDGVKPPEAKVTDSRKTERPPLESKSSGSC, via the exons ATGTCAGAAGCAAGGAGAACTGATTCAGTCTCGTATGAGCTTGTCAACGGTGAACCTTGTCTTAAGAGGCCATGTGTCAGTGAC AGCTCGGACCTGTTTGCTATGATCGAGAAGATGCAG AGTTGCAGAATGGATGAGCAGAGATGTCCCCTCCCTCCGCCCCTCAAA ACAGAAGAGGACTACATCCCTTATCCCAGTGTTCACGAG GTTCTGGGGCGCTGCAGCCCATTTCCTCTCATCCTGTTGCCCCAGTTTGGGGGCTACTGGATTGAGGGGACGAATCATGAGCTTAAAGACCCAGCAGAAGCGGATCCATCGCACTGGCCTGTTGCTTCCCAGATTAAACTGGAGACCAACAGCACCGCTAAGATCTACAGGAAGCAGTTCCTGGGCAAG GAGCATTTTAATTATTACACCATGGATGCTGCCCTGGGCCACTTGGTCTTCTCTGTCAAGTACGATGTCATTGGGGATCAAGAGCATCTGCGCTTGATGCTTCG cACAAAGTTAAAAACCCATCAGGACGTGATCCCCATTTCCTGCCTTACAGAGTTCCCCAATGTGGTCCAGATGGCCAAG cttgtgtgtgaggaagtgaacGTCGACAGGTTCTACCCAGTGCTCTACCCCAAGGTCTGTACTTATGTATTGTGTAAGTCTTTGAATGCTTCATTCAGTGAAGTACTTTCTCACCAGGCGTCAAGGCTGATTGTCACATTCGATGAGCATGTGATCAACAACAACTTCAAATTTGGGGTTATTTATCAGAAGTTTGGCCAG ACGTCTGAGGAAGAGCTGTTTGGGAACATGGAAGAGAGCCCTGCCTTTGTGGAGTTCCTGGAGTTTCTGGGCGAGAAGATTGAGCTGCATGACTTTAAAGG GTTCCGGGGTGGTCTGGATGTCACTCACGGTCAGACGGGGACAGAATCAGTCTACACAAATTTCCATAATAAGGAGATTATGTTGCACGTGTCCACAAAGCTGCCGTACACCGAGGGAGACTCACAGCAG CTGCAAAGGAAGAGACACATAGGCAACGACATCGTGGCCGTCGTGTTCCAGGAGGAGAACACGCCTTTTGTCCCCGACATGATCCAGTCGAACTTCTTGCACGCATACGTGGTGGTGCAGGTGGAAAACGCCTGTTCAGATAACGTCACGTACAAG GTCTCAGTTACAGCGAGAGACGATGTTCCTTTCTTCGGACCTGCTCTGCCAGACCCAGCGGTCTTTGTCAAG GGACCAGAATTTCGTGAATTTCTCTTCACAAAACTCATCAACGCTGAGTACGCCTGCTACAAGGCCGAAAAGTTCGCCAAACTGGAG gagcGAACCCGTTCAGCTCTATTGGAGACCCTGTACGAGGAGCTGCACATCAACAGTCAGTCCATGATGGGACTGGGAGGAGACGAAGATAAACTGGAGAatggaggaggcggcggcggtggaGGAGGTTTCTTTGAATCCTTTAAG CGGGTCATCCGCAGCAGAAGCCAGTCTATGGACGCCATGGGCCTCAGTAACAAGAAGTCACACACAGTCTCCACTAGTCACAGTGGCAGCTTTACCCACAATTCCGCAGAGAGCCCCAAAACCCCGGGGATT TCATTGCTTGTCCCAGGGAAAAGTCCCAGTAAATATGGACGGCGAGGCAGTGCCATAGGGATAGGAACAATAGAAGAG TCGTTAATCATTCCCGGGAAAAGCCCCACCAGGAAAAAGTCCGGCCCCTTCAGTTCCCGACGCAGCAGCGCCATTGGAATTGAGAACATTCAGGAGGTGCAAGAGAGGAG CCGAGAAGTGTCGCCAAACACACAGAGGACACCCGACAACCCGCACTTCTCCCTTGAAAACAGATCTGACAACTCATCCAATCACAGCTCACCTGAATTCCATGCTGCTAAGAACAG CATGGTGATGTGTTGCAGAGCGCCGTCCATCCCCGAGGCTCAGGATCTGTCCCGGTCCTCCTCGAACGCCAGCAGCTTCGCCAGCGTGGTGGAGGAACAGGAGGCCGAGGAGGAATATGAAACAGGATTG GAGAGTGTCTCCTCCATGACGCCACACAAGAGAAACTCATTAATGTACAGCTCCAGTGTGGAGGACAGCGTGTACAGTGCCAGCCAGGGAAGTTGCCCAG CTTCGTATTTTCAGCAACAACCAGACGGAGTCAAACCACCAGAAGCCAAGGTGACGGACAGCCGCAAGACAGAGCGGCCCCCGCTGGAGAGCAAGTCCTCTGGG AGCTGCTAA
- the rap1gapb gene encoding rap1 GTPase-activating protein 1 isoform X8, which produces MDEQRCPLPPPLKTEEDYIPYPSVHEVLGRCSPFPLILLPQFGGYWIEGTNHELKDPAEADPSHWPVASQIKLETNSTAKIYRKQFLGKEHFNYYTMDAALGHLVFSVKYDVIGDQEHLRLMLRTKLKTHQDVIPISCLTEFPNVVQMAKLVCEEVNVDRFYPVLYPKVCTYVLCKSLNASFSEVLSHQASRLIVTFDEHVINNNFKFGVIYQKFGQTSEEELFGNMEESPAFVEFLEFLGEKIELHDFKGFRGGLDVTHGQTGTESVYTNFHNKEIMLHVSTKLPYTEGDSQQLQRKRHIGNDIVAVVFQEENTPFVPDMIQSNFLHAYVVVQVENACSDNVTYKVSVTARDDVPFFGPALPDPAVFVKGPEFREFLFTKLINAEYACYKAEKFAKLEERTRSALLETLYEELHINSQSMMGLGGDEDKLENGGGGGGGGGFFESFKRVIRSRSQSMDAMGLSNKKSHTVSTSHSGSFTHNSAESPKTPGISLLVPGKSPSKYGRRGSAIGIGTIEESLIIPGKSPTRKKSGPFSSRRSSAIGIENIQEVQERSREVSPNTQRTPDNPHFSLENRSDNSSNHSSPEFHAAKNSMVMCCRAPSIPEAQDLSRSSSNASSFASVVEEQEAEEEYETGLESVSSMTPHKRNSLMYSSSVEDSVYSASQGSCPASYFQQQPDGVKPPEAKVTDSRKTERPPLESKSSGSC; this is translated from the exons ATGGATGAGCAGAGATGTCCCCTCCCTCCGCCCCTCAAA ACAGAAGAGGACTACATCCCTTATCCCAGTGTTCACGAG GTTCTGGGGCGCTGCAGCCCATTTCCTCTCATCCTGTTGCCCCAGTTTGGGGGCTACTGGATTGAGGGGACGAATCATGAGCTTAAAGACCCAGCAGAAGCGGATCCATCGCACTGGCCTGTTGCTTCCCAGATTAAACTGGAGACCAACAGCACCGCTAAGATCTACAGGAAGCAGTTCCTGGGCAAG GAGCATTTTAATTATTACACCATGGATGCTGCCCTGGGCCACTTGGTCTTCTCTGTCAAGTACGATGTCATTGGGGATCAAGAGCATCTGCGCTTGATGCTTCG cACAAAGTTAAAAACCCATCAGGACGTGATCCCCATTTCCTGCCTTACAGAGTTCCCCAATGTGGTCCAGATGGCCAAG cttgtgtgtgaggaagtgaacGTCGACAGGTTCTACCCAGTGCTCTACCCCAAGGTCTGTACTTATGTATTGTGTAAGTCTTTGAATGCTTCATTCAGTGAAGTACTTTCTCACCAGGCGTCAAGGCTGATTGTCACATTCGATGAGCATGTGATCAACAACAACTTCAAATTTGGGGTTATTTATCAGAAGTTTGGCCAG ACGTCTGAGGAAGAGCTGTTTGGGAACATGGAAGAGAGCCCTGCCTTTGTGGAGTTCCTGGAGTTTCTGGGCGAGAAGATTGAGCTGCATGACTTTAAAGG GTTCCGGGGTGGTCTGGATGTCACTCACGGTCAGACGGGGACAGAATCAGTCTACACAAATTTCCATAATAAGGAGATTATGTTGCACGTGTCCACAAAGCTGCCGTACACCGAGGGAGACTCACAGCAG CTGCAAAGGAAGAGACACATAGGCAACGACATCGTGGCCGTCGTGTTCCAGGAGGAGAACACGCCTTTTGTCCCCGACATGATCCAGTCGAACTTCTTGCACGCATACGTGGTGGTGCAGGTGGAAAACGCCTGTTCAGATAACGTCACGTACAAG GTCTCAGTTACAGCGAGAGACGATGTTCCTTTCTTCGGACCTGCTCTGCCAGACCCAGCGGTCTTTGTCAAG GGACCAGAATTTCGTGAATTTCTCTTCACAAAACTCATCAACGCTGAGTACGCCTGCTACAAGGCCGAAAAGTTCGCCAAACTGGAG gagcGAACCCGTTCAGCTCTATTGGAGACCCTGTACGAGGAGCTGCACATCAACAGTCAGTCCATGATGGGACTGGGAGGAGACGAAGATAAACTGGAGAatggaggaggcggcggcggtggaGGAGGTTTCTTTGAATCCTTTAAG CGGGTCATCCGCAGCAGAAGCCAGTCTATGGACGCCATGGGCCTCAGTAACAAGAAGTCACACACAGTCTCCACTAGTCACAGTGGCAGCTTTACCCACAATTCCGCAGAGAGCCCCAAAACCCCGGGGATT TCATTGCTTGTCCCAGGGAAAAGTCCCAGTAAATATGGACGGCGAGGCAGTGCCATAGGGATAGGAACAATAGAAGAG TCGTTAATCATTCCCGGGAAAAGCCCCACCAGGAAAAAGTCCGGCCCCTTCAGTTCCCGACGCAGCAGCGCCATTGGAATTGAGAACATTCAGGAGGTGCAAGAGAGGAG CCGAGAAGTGTCGCCAAACACACAGAGGACACCCGACAACCCGCACTTCTCCCTTGAAAACAGATCTGACAACTCATCCAATCACAGCTCACCTGAATTCCATGCTGCTAAGAACAG CATGGTGATGTGTTGCAGAGCGCCGTCCATCCCCGAGGCTCAGGATCTGTCCCGGTCCTCCTCGAACGCCAGCAGCTTCGCCAGCGTGGTGGAGGAACAGGAGGCCGAGGAGGAATATGAAACAGGATTG GAGAGTGTCTCCTCCATGACGCCACACAAGAGAAACTCATTAATGTACAGCTCCAGTGTGGAGGACAGCGTGTACAGTGCCAGCCAGGGAAGTTGCCCAG CTTCGTATTTTCAGCAACAACCAGACGGAGTCAAACCACCAGAAGCCAAGGTGACGGACAGCCGCAAGACAGAGCGGCCCCCGCTGGAGAGCAAGTCCTCTGGG AGCTGCTAA